One genomic window of Camelina sativa cultivar DH55 chromosome 5, Cs, whole genome shotgun sequence includes the following:
- the LOC104785582 gene encoding CBL-interacting serine/threonine-protein kinase 22-like has product MSFQYLSFYYRLLLSLFCSVFLMAEDSSSSDSIIVNVVGDDNKSALFGKYDLGKLLGSGAFAKVYQAEDLQNGGESVAIKVVQKKRLKEGLTAHVKREISVMRRLRHPHIVLLSEVLATKTKIYFVMELAKGGELFSRVTSNRFTESLSRKYFRQLISAVRYCHARGVFHRDLKPENLLLDENRDLKVSDFGLSAMKEQIHPDGMLHTLCGTPAYVAPELLLKKGYDGSKSDIWSCGVVLFLLNAGYLPFRDPNIMGLYRKIHKAQYKLPDWTSSDLRRLLRRLLEPNPELRITVEEILKDPWFNHGVDPSEIIGIQADDYDLEENGKILNAFDLISSASSSNLSGLFGNFVTPDHCDQFVSDENTAEIMVKVEEVAKQLNLRIAKKKERALKLEGPHGVANVVVKVRRLTNELVMVEMKNKQRDVGLVWADALRQKLRRVINQPVYKNP; this is encoded by the coding sequence ATGTCTTTTCAATATTTGAGTTTCTACTATAGACTGCTTCTCTCCctattttgctctgtttttttaatgGCCGAAGACTCAAGCTCCTCCGATTCGATCATCGTTAACGTCGTCGGAGATGACAACAAGTCGGCCTTATTCGGAAAATACGATCTCGGTAAGCTCCTCGGCAGCGGGGCTTTTGCCAAAGTCTACCAAGCCGAGGATCTACAAAACGGTGGAGAAAGCGTCGCGATCAAAGTCGTCCAAAAAAAGCGTTTGAAAGAAGGACTAACGGCGCACGTTAAGAGAGAAATCTCCGTCATGCGCCGTCTCCGTCATCCTCATATCGTGCTCCTCTCCGAAGTCCTCGCCACCAAGACGAAGATCTATTTCGTCATGGAGCTAGCCAAAGGAGGCGAGCTTTTCTCCAGAGTCACAAGCAACCGTTTCACCGAGAGTCTTAGCCGGAAATATTTCCGTCAGCTTATCTCCGCCGTTAGGTATTGCCACGCGAGAGGTGTTTTCCACCGTGATTTAAAACCGGAGAATCTCCTCCTCGACGAGAATCGAGATCTCAAGGTTTCCGACTTCGGTCTCAGTGCGATGAAGGAGCAGATCCATCCCGACGGTATGCTCCACACGCTCTGTGGTACTCCTGCTTACGTGGCGCCGGAGCTTCTTTTGAAGAAAGGCTACGACGGTTCTAAATCTGATATTTGGTCGTGCGGCGTCGTTTTGTTCCTCCTCAACGCCGGTTACTTGCCGTTTCGTGATCCCAACATCATGGGACTATACCGGAAAATTCACAAAGCTCAGTACAAATTACCGGATTGGACTTCTTCAGATCTACGGAGACTCCTCCGCCGTCTCTTGGAACCGAATCCGGAACTGAGGATCACCGTCGAGGAGATTTTAAAGGATCCGTGGTTCAATCACGGAGTAGATCCGAGCGAAATCATCGGAATCCAAGCCGACGATTACGATCTAGAGGAGAACGGGAAAATCTTAAACGCTTTCGATTTGATTTCTTCGGCATCGTCATCGAACCTCTCCGGTTTGTTCGGGAATTTCGTGACGCCGGATCATTGTGACCAGTTCGTCTCCGACGAGAACACGGCGGAGATTATGGTGAAGGTCGAGGAAGTTGCTAAGCAGTTGAATCTGAGAATcgcgaagaagaaggagagggcGTTAAAGCTTGAAGGTCCACATGGAGTAGCCAATGTCGTCGTTAAAGTTCGCCGGCTAACAAATGAACTAGTCATGGTGGAGATGAAGAACAAGCAAAGAGACGTGGGCCTTGTTTGGGCCGATGCTCTTAGGCAAAAGCTACGTCGTGTGATTAACCAACCGGTTTATAAAAATCCCTGA
- the LOC104785584 gene encoding uncharacterized protein LOC104785584 isoform X1, whose translation MALMRTRSQLNVSSLTPPPPPPSPIPRARGSRCAASEILTEIIERSVQVPELTLPESHSGGESCGSRHLIPAEIDFRLLASRREGSVDRLVRSAREFGAFRVSYHGISGEELRSLVRESGRVFGVLEGRETGFRRSVVGNRDEIVWVRSWKERMEWAREYIGPERYRCFSEEMENVADKLEGIARKLGQIMVENSRRQSDKRIQRGESVLSVYRYNHENVTEQSPPLPKEKTEDMLHYTLSLHLPAKNCEFRVNSGKGPLSFHADPDTILVTFGRQLEEWSLGEFKCRQGEIIYHPDVYGSPTSFSVELKCMSLFLSNASIATSKTFSLTQQIFTALLLLFFFQSFWIYGSHI comes from the exons ATGGCTCTGATGCGAACCAGGAGCCAATTGAACGTATCTTCTTTgactccaccaccaccacctccgtcTCCGATCCCTAGAGCCAGAGGTTCTCGTTGCGCTGCCAGCGAGATTCTCACCGAGATCATTGAGAGATCCGTTCAGGTTCCTGAGCTCACGCTTCCCGAATCTCATTCTGGAGGTGAATCTTGCGGTTCACGTCATCTGATCCCCGCGGAGATTGATTTTAGGTTATTGGCGTCGAGGAGAGAAGGCTCTGTGGATCGGTTGGTGCGATCCGCGAGAGAGTTTGGAGCGTTTCGTGTGAGCTACCATGGGATATCAGGGGAGGAGCTTAGGTCTCTTGTCAGGGAATCGGGTCGGGTATTCGGTGTTTTGGAAGGAAGAGAAACCGGGTTTCGCCGGAGTGTTGTCGGAAACAGGGACGAGATCGTTTGGGTTCGGTCGTGGAAAGAGCGAATGGAATGGGCCCGCGAGTATATCGGACCTGAAAGGTACCGCTGCTTCAG CGAAGAAATGGAGAATGTAGCTGATAAACTTGAAGGGATAGCAAGGAAACTAGGGCAGATAATGGTAGAAAACTCAAGAAGACAAAGTGATAAGAGGATACAAAGAGGAGAATCTGTGCTCAGCGTTTATAGATACAATCATGAAAACGTAACTGAGCAAAGCCCTCCTTTGCCCAAAGAGAAGACCGAAGATATGCTTCATTACACACTTAGCCTTCACCTTCCAGCTAAGAACTGTGAGTTCCGTGTCAACTCAGGGAAAGGCCCGCTTTCTTTCCATGCTGATCCCGACACTATCCTTGTCACTTTTGGTCGTCAGCTTGAG GAGTGGAGTTTAGGAGAATTCAAATGTCGTCAAGGAGAAATCATCTATCATCCAGATGTGTATGGCTCCCCCACTTCCTTCTCCGTAGAGCTCAAGTGCATGTCTCTTTTCTTATCAAACGCTTCTATTGCAACGTCCAAAACCTTCTCTTTAACCCAACAGATTTTCACTGCGTTACTCctactttttttcttccaatccTTTTGGATTTATGGGTCACATATATGA
- the LOC104785584 gene encoding uncharacterized protein LOC104785584 isoform X2 translates to MALMRTRSQLNVSSLTPPPPPPSPIPRARGSRCAASEILTEIIERSVQVPELTLPESHSGGESCGSRHLIPAEIDFRLLASRREGSVDRLVRSAREFGAFRVSYHGISGEELRSLVRESGRVFGVLEGRETGFRRSVVGNRDEIVWVRSWKERMEWAREYIGPERYRCFSEEMENVADKLEGIARKLGQIMVENSRRQSDKRIQRGESVLSVYRYNHENVTEQSPPLPKEKTEDMLHYTLSLHLPAKNCEFRVNSGKGPLSFHADPDTILVTFGRQLEEWSLGEFKCRQGEIIYHPDVYGSPTSFSVELKCMSLFLSNASIATSKTFSLTQQIFTALLLLFFFQSFWIYGSHI, encoded by the exons ATGGCTCTGATGCGAACCAGGAGCCAATTGAACGTATCTTCTTTgactccaccaccaccacctccgtcTCCGATCCCTAGAGCCAGAGGTTCTCGTTGCGCTGCCAGCGAGATTCTCACCGAGATCATTGAGAGATCCGTTCAGGTTCCTGAGCTCACGCTTCCCGAATCTCATTCTGGAGGTGAATCTTGCGGTTCACGTCATCTGATCCCCGCGGAGATTGATTTTAGGTTATTGGCGTCGAGGAGAGAAGGCTCGGTGGATCGGTTGGTGCGATCCGCGAGAGAGTTTGGAGCGTTTCGTGTGAGCTACCATGGGATATCAGGGGAGGAGCTTAGGTCTCTTGTCAGGGAATCGGGTCGGGTATTCGGTGTTTTGGAAGGAAGAGAAACCGGGTTTCGCCGTAGTGTTGTCGGAAACAGGGACGAGATCGTTTGGGTTCGGTCGTGGAAAGAGCGAATGGAATGGGCCCGCGAGTATATCGGACCTGAAAGGTACCGCTGCTTCAG CGAAGAAATGGAGAATGTAGCTGATAAACTTGAAGGGATAGCAAGGAAACTAGGGCAGATAATGGTAGAAAACTCAAGAAGACAAAGTGATAAGAGGATACAAAGAGGAGAATCTGTGCTCAGCGTTTATAG ATACAATCATGAAAACGTAACTGAGCAAAGCCCTCCTTTGCCCAAAGAGAAGACCGAAGATATGCTTCATTACACACTTAGCCTTCACCTTCCAGCTAAGAACTGTGAGTTCCGTGTCAACTCAGGGAAAGGCCCGCTTTCTTTCCATGCTGATCCCGACACTATCCTTGTCACTTTTGGTCGTCAGCTTGAG GAGTGGAGTTTAGGAGAATTCAAATGTCGTCAAGGAGAAATCATCTATCATCCAGATGTGTATGGCTCCCCCACTTCCTTCTCCGTAGAGCTCAAGTGCATGTCTCTTTTCTTATCAAACGCTTCTATTGCAACGTCCAAAACCTTCTCTTTAACCCAACAGATTTTCACTGCGTTACTCctactttttttcttccaatccTTTTGGATTTATGGGTCACATATATGA
- the LOC104785585 gene encoding protein DETOXIFICATION 53, protein MQVGEEMASLTKIACPIVMTSLLIFSRSIISMWFLSHLGKVELAGGALAMGFGNITGVSVLKGLSVGMDPICGQAFGAKRWTVLSHTFQKMFCLLIVVSIPIAFAWLNIEPIFLKLGQDPDITKVAKIYMLFFVPELLAQAMLHPLRTFLRTQGLTSPLTISAIVSILLHPLFNYVFVVRMRLGVKGVAIAMAFNTMNINVGLLVYTCFSDSIIKPWEGLALRSLFRGWWPLLSLAAPSAISVCLEYWWYEIMLFLCGLLGNPKASVAAMGILIQTTGILYVVPFAISSAIATRVGHALGGGQPTRAQCTTVIGLILAVAYGLAAAVFVTALRSVWGKMFTDEPEILGLISSALPILGLCEIGNSPQTAACGVLTGTARPKDGARVNLCAFYIVGLPVAVTTTFGFKVGFRGLWFGLLAAQMTCLVMMLYTLIRTDWSHQVKRAEELTSAAADKSHSEEETVHAEVEDEDDVGSNDLEIGLLQNTN, encoded by the coding sequence ATGCAGGTGGGAGAGGAGATGGCGTCACTCACAAAAATAGCATGCCCGATTGTGATGACATCACTGCTCATTTTTTCAAGATCAATAATTTCAATGTGGTTCCTGAGTCACCTCGGAAAAGTAGAACTCGCTGGCGGTGCGCTTGCCATGGGCTTCGGAAACATCACCGGAGTCTCCGTACTCAAAGGCCTTTCCGTTGGTATGGACCCAATATGTGGCCAAGCCTTCGGCGCTAAACGTTGGACCGTACTTAGCCACACTTTTCAGAAAATGTTCTGTCTTCTAATTGTCGTCTCCATTCCAATCGCCTTTGCGTGGCTTAACATTGAACCCATCTTCCTCAAGTTAGGTCAAGACCCGGATATAACCAAAGTCGCCAAAATCTACATGCTCTTTTTCGTCCCTGAGCTCCTGGCTCAGGCCATGCTCCACCCCCTACGAACGTTCCTTAGAACGCAAGGCCTGACTTCACCGCTAACAATATCTGCCATTGTAtccattcttcttcatcctctcttcAACTACGTCTTCGTCGTGCGTATGCGTTTAGGCGTTAAGGGTGTTGCGATCGCAATGGCTTTTAACACTATGAATATAAACGTGGGACTGCTAGTTTACACGTGCTTCTCGGATTCTATCATCAAACCGTGGGAAGGGCTCGCTTTGCGGTCGCTTTTCCGCGGCTGGTGGCCACTGCTTTCTCTAGCCGCACCAAGCGCTATCTCGGTGTGCTTGGAGTATTGGTGGTATGAGATCATGCTTTTTCTTTGTGGGCTTCTTGGGAACCCTAAAGCGAGTGTAGCCGCCATGGGAATACTGATTCAGACCACGGGGATATTATACGTAGTCCCCTTTGCGATAAGCAGCGCCATTGCTACCCGTGTAGGACACGCGTTAGGAGGCGGCCAACCCACACGGGCTCAATGTACGACCGTGATTGGTTTGATACTTGCAGTAGCGTACGGCTTAGCAGCTGCTGTTTTTGTAACGGCGCTTAGGTCGGTTTGGGGAAAGATGTTCACGGATGAGCCGGAGATTCTAGGGCTGATTTCATCCGCGCTTCCGATATTGGGGCTTTGTGAGATTGGAAACTCGCCGCAGACGGCTGCATGTGGAGTCTTGACGGGGACGGCGAGGCCTAAAGATGGTGCACGCGTTAACCTATGTGCATTCTACATTGTGGGGTTGCCTGTGGCAGTCACGACCACGTTTGGGTTTAAGGTTGGGTTTCGTGGCTTATGGTTTGGACTGTTGGCTGCACAGATGACGTGTTTGGTTATGATGCTTTATACGTTGATCCGTACGGACTGGAGCCATCAAGTGAAGCGGGCTGAGGAACTTACCTCCGCTGCAGCCGATAAAAGTCACTCGGAAGAAGAAACCGTCCATGCTGAagtagaagacgaagatgatgttGGTAGTAATGATCTCGAGATTGGTTTACTACAAAATACGAATTGA